The genomic DNA GTCAATCTGCGTCATCATCGAGCCGGTGGCCTGATTCACGCGGGTCACCAGTTGCTGTAACCCGCGCTGCATGTCACCAATGCTGAGACTCAGTTGATCGATTTCGCGGTTAAAGCGGCTGACGGTGGGCAGCGGGCTGGAGAGATCACCTGCCGCCAGCGTGTTGATATGGGTAATCAACCGGCGCAGCGGGGAAATCACCCAGCGCGACATACCGATCCATACCGCCGCCGCAATCACCACCAGTAAAGCCGGGGCCAGCAAAAACAACGTCTGCAGAGTTGACAAATTACTCATCAACGCCTGCCGACCTGCTTCCGCCTGGGTTTCGCTGGCCTGCTGAAAACGGGCGTAGTTGTCGTTAAAGTCAGACTGAAACGCCTGCACCGGCACGGCAAAAAAGGCATCGATTGACTGGGTTTTCGTCAGCCCGTCCGCCTGTTCTTTAATTGCGCCGTAAAACAGTTGATAGCTGTTGATCAATCCCTCGTCTTTCGGCGGATTCAGTGCCAGCCAGGCCTGCCAGGCGGTTTGCGACTGTACCAGTGCTTTTTGCGCCTCATCCATCAGGCTGTTCCAGCTTCCCACCGAACCGGTTTCTTTATCCTGCATAAAATAGACGCCAGCGCGGTTGAGCAGATCGCTCGCCGCCAGTAGCGACACGCGTGCTTCGTCCACCTTGACCTGCTGAAGATGCGCCTGCTGATTGCGCTGTTCGTTACGTTGCGCATCTTTTAAGGAAAAAGTGAGGAGAAATGAGGAGGTAATCTGCAAAGCAGAGAATAAACCAATGATGCAAAAAATCCCTGCCAGCAGGCCGAACTGCCGTGGAAAAAAGCGCTGTGTGAAACGCTGAAAAGTTTGAGTTAAGTTCATGATTTTCATCTGTTACGACTAGACAGGCGCGAGTCTACGAAATGAAAATGACAGAACCATGACGGGAAAATGACAGGACGCCATACGGCGCCCCGGGATGGCCTAGCGGCGGTCTTTCCACACCGTTTGTACGTTGCAGAATTCCCGCAAACCAAAGTGTGACAATTCGCGACCAAAGCCGCTTTTCTTCACCCCACCGAATGCCACGCGGGCATCGCTGGCGCTGTAGCCGTTGATAAAGACGCCGCCGCACTCCAGCTCGCGGGCAAAACGCTGCGCCTGTGCATCGCTGGCAGTGAAGACCGTCGCAGAAAGCCCGAACTCGCTGTCGTTCGCCAGTTCCAGCGCATGGTCAGCGTCGCGGGCGATAATGATCGCCGCGACCGGGCCAAACATCTCCTGACGAAACGCGGTCATGTCGCGGGTGACGTTACCGAGTACGGTCGGCGCGTAATAGTTACCCTGCCCGGCAATTTTCTCGCCACCCAGCAACAGCGTGGCGCCTTCGGCGAGCGTCTTCTGTACCTGCTGATCCAGCTCATCACGGAGATCAAAACGCGCCATTGGTCCGAGGTAATTCTGCTCTTCTTCCGGTGAGCCCATCTTCAGTTTCGCGGTCGCGGCGACAAATTTCTCCGTGAAAGCATCCGCAATACCCGCCTCGACGATAAAGCGCTTCGCAGCGGCACATACCTGCCCGGTGTTCTGGTAGCGTCCAATAACCGCGGCCTGCACGGCGAGATCCAGATCAGCATCATTCAGAACGATAAACGGATCGGAACCACCCAGCTCGAGTACGCATTTTTTCAGCGCCGCGCCGGATTGCGCGCCAATTGCCTTCCCTGCCCGTACGCTTCCGGTGACGGTCACTGCGGCAATACGCACATCATTAATCGCCTGGCTGACGCCATCGTTAGTCGCATTTACCCAGCCGAAAACGCCCTGCGGGATCCCGGCTTTGGTGAAGATCTCGCCGATGAAAGCCGCGCAGCCCATCACATTTGGCGCGTGTTTCAGTAAATAGCTGTTACCGGCCAGCAGAATTGGCACCGCGCCGCGCACCACCTGCCACAACGGGAAGTTCCACGGCATTACCGCCAGAATCGGCCCCATCGGACGGTATTCGATCACCGCCTGCTGGTTCTCAACCATCGTCGGTTCGGTCGACAGCATCGCCGGACCGTGTTCGGCATACCAGTCAAACAGGCTGGCGGATTTCGCAACTTCGCCACGCGCCTGGGCGATCGGTTTCCCCATTTCACGGGTGATCCGTAACGCCATTTCATCGGCATGTTCGCGCAGCGTCTGACCGACCGCGCGTAACGCGTCGGCACGTTCAGCAATGGTTTTCTGCCGCCACTGGCGATAGCCGTTGTCAGCTTGCGCGATGGCGCTGTCAACCTGGTCGGCGGTGGCCCATGGCAACGACGAGAGCACGTCGCCGGTTGCCGGATTGACGGAAATTGCGTGGGTTGCAGGTGAGCTCATGTTTTCTCTCTCAGTCGATTGCGTTGTGTTCTCATCCTGGCGTACTCTTCCATTTATGAAAACTGAATAATATTAACCATTCTGTTCACGAATCGAGAATACTATGGATCTGACTCAGCTTGAGATGTTCAACGCCGTCGCCCACACGGGCAGCATTACCCTCGCTGCGCAAAAAGTTCACCGGGTGCCCTCTAACCTGACGACCCGTATTCGCCAACTGGAAGCCGACCTTGGCGTTGAGCTGTTTATTCGTGAAAACCAGCGGCTGCGCCTCTCCCCGGCCGGGCACAGTTTCCTGCGCTACAGCCAGCAGATCCTCGCGTTAGTGGATGAAGCCCGGATGGTGGTCGCAGGCGATGAGCCGCAGGGCCTGTTTGCGCTGGGGTCGCTGGAAAGTACGGCGGCGGTTCGCATTCCGGAAACGCTGGCGCGCTATAATCAGCGCTATCCGAAAATTCAGTTTGATCTGGCGACCGGCCCTTCCGGCACCATGATTGACGGCGTGACCGAAGGGACGCTGAGCGCGGCGTTTGTCGATGGCCCGGTCATGCATCCCGGGCTGGAAGGCATTCCGGTTTATCGTGAAGAGATGATGATTGTCACCCCGCACGGTCATGCACCGGTCAAACGGGCCAGCGAAGTGAACGGCGCCAGCATTTACGCGTTTCGCGCCAACTGCTCCTATCGCCGTCATTTTGAGAGTTGGTTTCACGCCGACCGCGCCACACCGGGGCGGATCCATGAAATGGAGTCCTATCACGGTATGCTCGCCTGCGTGATTGCCGGTGCCGGGCTGGCGCTCATTCCCCGCAGTATGCTGGAAAGTATGCCCGGTCATCATCAGGTCGATGCCTGGCCGCTGGCAGAAAAATGGCGCTGGCTGACCACCTGGCTTGTCTGGCGGCGCGGGGCGATGACCCGCCAGCTGGAAGCGTTTATCGAACTGCTGAACGAAGATCGAAGCCAACCTCTCTAGCGCAGCGTAATCACGCCGGTTAAATAGGTCACCGCCTGGCCGCTCATCAATACTCTTGCCCCCTTCAGCTCGCAGCGAATATCGCCTCCACGCGCGGAGACCTGCCGCGCCAGCATTTTCGTTTTGCCGAGCCTTTCGCCCCAGTAAGGAATCAGCATGCTGTGGGTCGAACCGGTCACCGGGTCTTCCGCCACCGACTCTCCCGGGCAGAAGAAACGGCTGACAAAGTCGTACTCTTCATCCGCAGCGCTAATACAGACCATTTTCTCCAGGTGCTGAAGTATCTGCATATCCGGGCGTACGGCCTCCACCTGCTGACGGTCGGCTAAAATCACCAGATAATCTCGCGCCACGCGAATTTCCTGCGCGTCGCGCAGTCCGAGCCCGGCCAGAAGTTCCGCAGGCGGCAGCTCAACAACTGTCGTCTCCCAGGCCGGGAAATCCAGCGTCAGCCAGTCGCCGCTACGCGTTACGCGAAGCTCGCCGACAAAACGGGTGCTAAACACGATCGTCGATGACGGATGATCGAAATATTCAAAAATCACGTGCGAGGCTGCCAGCGTCGCGTGACCACAGAGATTGATTTCGTGCAGCGTGGTAAACCAACGTAGTTCATATCCTTCGTCAGTGCGGACGAAAAACGCCGTCTCTGACTGGTTATGCTGCTGAGCCATTTTTAGCAGCGTTTCGTCCGGCAGCCATTCGGTGAGCGGACAAACCGCCGCCGCGTTACCGCCAAAGCTGTGGTTACTGAACGCGTCGACCAGATAAAAATTAATCTCCTGCATCATTCTGTCCCTTCACTTTTTTGCTTATCGATAACATGACATAAACGTGATTAATGCACACGTTTTATAGAAAAATTAACTTGTTAGCGTCGGCCGACACCCTCAGGCAAAAATGAGACTCAGGTCACAAAATGATTGTATTTCAGGCAGTGATCGTTTTAAGATCGCCCCACTTCTTTCCTCTTTGTAACCTGCCCTCAATTTATGATGACAAATACAGTTTCACGCAAGGTCGGGTGGCTTCGGGTGGTCACGCTGGCGATTGCCGCTTTTATCTTTAACACCACCGAGTTTGTGCCGGTTGGGTTGCTGTCGGATATCGCCAGTAGTTTTCAGATGGAGACGGCGCAGGTGGGCATTATGCTGACCATCTACGCCTGGGTAGTGGCGCTGATGTCACTGCCGTTTATGCTGCTGACGCGTCAGGTGGAGCGGCGAAAACTCCTCATTGCATTGTTCATTTTGTTTATCGCCAGCCATGTGCTGTCGTTTCTGGCGTGGAATTTCCCGGTGCTGGTGATTAGCCGTATCGGCATCGCGTTCGCCCATGCGGTGTTCTGGTCAATAACCGCATCACTGGCGATCCGTATGGCACCCGCCGGGAAACGTGCGCAGGCGCTGAGCCTGATCGCCACTGGCACCGCGCTGGCGATGGTGTTAGGCATTCCGGTCGGTCGTGTGGTCGGGCAGCTTTTTGGCTGGCGCATCACCTTCTTTGCCATTGGTGTGGGCGCGTTTATCACTCTGCTGGCGCTGATCAAACTGTTGCCGACGCTGCCAAGCGAGCATTCAGGATCACTGAAAAGTCTGCCGGTGCTGTTCCGCCGCCCGGCGCTGGTCAGTATCTACATTCTGACAGTGGTGGTGGTGACAGCGCACTACACGGCCTACAGCTACATCGAACCGTTTGTGCAGAACGTCGCGGGTCTGAGTGGTCAGTTTGCCACGGTATTGCTGCTTATCCTCGGCGGTGCCGGGATCATCGGCAGTATTCTGTTTGGCCGGCTGGGCAACAACCATTCTTCTGTGCTGATTAGCAGCGCGATTGCCCTGCTGTTGATCTGCCTGTTGCTGCTGTTACCTGCCGCACAGAACGAAACGTATCTGGCAATGCTCAGCATTTTCTGGGGCATTGCGATCATGATTATTGGGCTGGGCATGCAGGTGAAAGTGCTGGCGCTGGCTCCGGACGCCACCGATGTGGCGATGTCGCTGTTTTCCGGCATTTTCAATATCGGGATTGGCGCGGGCGCGCTGGTTGGCAGTCAGGTCAGCCTGTGGCTGTCGATGTCGTCGATAGGTTATGTCGGTGCGGTGCCGGCACTGGCGGCGCTCATCTGGGCGGTTATTATCTTCCGCCGCTGGCCGGTAGCGATGCTGGAACCCCAGCATCATTCCTGATATGAAGGGCGCAATGCGCCCTTTGTTATGCCTGATAGCTGGTAATAATTTCCAGCACGCCGTTAATAATAAACTGCACGCCCATGCAGACCAGCAGGAAGCCCATCAGCCGGGAAATGGCTTCAATGCCGCCTTTCCCGACCATCCGCATGATGGCGCCGGAACTGCGCAAACTGCCCCACAGGATCAGCGCCACCGCGGCAAAAATCAGTGGCGGCGCAACCAGCACTACCCAGGCGGAAAAATTCACCCCCTCTTTCACGGTGGAAGCGGAACTGATGATCATCGCAATAGTTCCTGGCCCGGCGGTACTCGGCATGGCGAGTGGAACAAAGGCGATATTGGCATCTGGTTCATCGCGCAGCTCTTCGGTCTTGCTCTCCGCTTCCGGGGATTCATGCGCTTTCTGCTGCGGGAAAAGCATACGGAAACCAATGAACGCGACGATCAGGCCGCCGGCAATGCGCAGACCGGGAATTGAAATGCCGAAGGTATTCATCACCAGCTGCCCGGCATAATACGCCACCATCATAATCGCAAAGACATAAATCGATGCCATCATCGACTGGCGGTTACGCTCCGCGCTGTTCATGTTTCCGGCAAGACCGAGAAACAGCGCCACGGTGGTAAGTGGGTTTGCCAGCGGCAACAGAACGACCAGCCCAAGGCCGATCGCTTTTAAAAGTTCCATCATAAGTGACCTGATTCCTGAAAATTAATACTGAATTATATCGGCTTAAGGCAATTTTGTGACCTTTAAAAGGTGTAATAAACCTTACAGCTTATGACGGTAAATCTTAGCAAATGCGGCCAGTTGTAAACGATTTAGCAAATTGTGGCATCGGATAATTCATTCGGTTGACTTATGCTTGCCTGGGCAATAATATCCTTCGCAATTAAAC from Trabulsiella odontotermitis includes the following:
- a CDS encoding methyl-accepting chemotaxis protein — translated: MNLTQTFQRFTQRFFPRQFGLLAGIFCIIGLFSALQITSSFLLTFSLKDAQRNEQRNQQAHLQQVKVDEARVSLLAASDLLNRAGVYFMQDKETGSVGSWNSLMDEAQKALVQSQTAWQAWLALNPPKDEGLINSYQLFYGAIKEQADGLTKTQSIDAFFAVPVQAFQSDFNDNYARFQQASETQAEAGRQALMSNLSTLQTLFLLAPALLVVIAAAVWIGMSRWVISPLRRLITHINTLAAGDLSSPLPTVSRFNREIDQLSLSIGDMQRGLQQLVTRVNQATGSMMTQIDHLVEGNEKLFQQSVKQSQELDEVTTHIARMESHVEGNTGYAQLASQRADEARQVAAGGDRMMVTVNESMQAIVDRSAEMRGIVAMIDSVAFQTNILALNAAIEAAHAGNQGRGFAVVAKEVGLLARKSSQSTQTIQELINHSLDGIEQGSRAVNRLEDNLQKVTGLVGHLSGLLNEISQATLSQGDSIHQMTRQLHTLNQVARQTGELVDYATKSSGKLQESSQLLKQAVTRFRLPA
- the sad gene encoding succinate-semialdehyde dehydrogenase, which produces MSSPATHAISVNPATGDVLSSLPWATADQVDSAIAQADNGYRQWRQKTIAERADALRAVGQTLREHADEMALRITREMGKPIAQARGEVAKSASLFDWYAEHGPAMLSTEPTMVENQQAVIEYRPMGPILAVMPWNFPLWQVVRGAVPILLAGNSYLLKHAPNVMGCAAFIGEIFTKAGIPQGVFGWVNATNDGVSQAINDVRIAAVTVTGSVRAGKAIGAQSGAALKKCVLELGGSDPFIVLNDADLDLAVQAAVIGRYQNTGQVCAAAKRFIVEAGIADAFTEKFVAATAKLKMGSPEEEQNYLGPMARFDLRDELDQQVQKTLAEGATLLLGGEKIAGQGNYYAPTVLGNVTRDMTAFRQEMFGPVAAIIIARDADHALELANDSEFGLSATVFTASDAQAQRFARELECGGVFINGYSASDARVAFGGVKKSGFGRELSHFGLREFCNVQTVWKDRR
- the ptrR gene encoding putrescine utilization regulator PtrR, with product MDLTQLEMFNAVAHTGSITLAAQKVHRVPSNLTTRIRQLEADLGVELFIRENQRLRLSPAGHSFLRYSQQILALVDEARMVVAGDEPQGLFALGSLESTAAVRIPETLARYNQRYPKIQFDLATGPSGTMIDGVTEGTLSAAFVDGPVMHPGLEGIPVYREEMMIVTPHGHAPVKRASEVNGASIYAFRANCSYRRHFESWFHADRATPGRIHEMESYHGMLACVIAGAGLALIPRSMLESMPGHHQVDAWPLAEKWRWLTTWLVWRRGAMTRQLEAFIELLNEDRSQPL
- a CDS encoding PhzF family phenazine biosynthesis protein — translated: MQEINFYLVDAFSNHSFGGNAAAVCPLTEWLPDETLLKMAQQHNQSETAFFVRTDEGYELRWFTTLHEINLCGHATLAASHVIFEYFDHPSSTIVFSTRFVGELRVTRSGDWLTLDFPAWETTVVELPPAELLAGLGLRDAQEIRVARDYLVILADRQQVEAVRPDMQILQHLEKMVCISAADEEYDFVSRFFCPGESVAEDPVTGSTHSMLIPYWGERLGKTKMLARQVSARGGDIRCELKGARVLMSGQAVTYLTGVITLR
- a CDS encoding sugar transporter — its product is MMTNTVSRKVGWLRVVTLAIAAFIFNTTEFVPVGLLSDIASSFQMETAQVGIMLTIYAWVVALMSLPFMLLTRQVERRKLLIALFILFIASHVLSFLAWNFPVLVISRIGIAFAHAVFWSITASLAIRMAPAGKRAQALSLIATGTALAMVLGIPVGRVVGQLFGWRITFFAIGVGAFITLLALIKLLPTLPSEHSGSLKSLPVLFRRPALVSIYILTVVVVTAHYTAYSYIEPFVQNVAGLSGQFATVLLLILGGAGIIGSILFGRLGNNHSSVLISSAIALLLICLLLLLPAAQNETYLAMLSIFWGIAIMIIGLGMQVKVLALAPDATDVAMSLFSGIFNIGIGAGALVGSQVSLWLSMSSIGYVGAVPALAALIWAVIIFRRWPVAMLEPQHHS
- a CDS encoding MarC family NAAT transporter, with translation MMELLKAIGLGLVVLLPLANPLTTVALFLGLAGNMNSAERNRQSMMASIYVFAIMMVAYYAGQLVMNTFGISIPGLRIAGGLIVAFIGFRMLFPQQKAHESPEAESKTEELRDEPDANIAFVPLAMPSTAGPGTIAMIISSASTVKEGVNFSAWVVLVAPPLIFAAVALILWGSLRSSGAIMRMVGKGGIEAISRLMGFLLVCMGVQFIINGVLEIITSYQA